The genomic window CAGGACCGCCGCGTCGAGCGGGTCCACCTCGGGATAGCGGACGGCCAGGTCGCGGGCCACCTCGTCGGCGGTCCGGGAGAACGTGGCGAGGAAGATCTGGTTGGGCCGCGGGTCGTCGGGGGTGAACCCGCCGAGGGCATGCCAGATGAAACCGATGATGCTCGGTACGTCGGTGGCCCGCAGCGCCTCGGCGATGTCGTCGAACATCGACGGCCGGCCGCCCGCGGTGAAGGTGTCCCGGAACCCGCGGATGGCCTGGCCGAGCATCTCGGTGCAGACGGTCGTGACCACGTCGTCGACCGAGACGAAGTGGTTGAAGATGGTGCGCCGGGAGACGTCGGCCCGGTCGGCGAGCTGGTCGACGCTGAACCGGACGCCCTCACCGATCAGGGCCGCCGCCGCGTCGAGGATCGCCTGCCGGTGGCGTGCCTTGAGCGCGGATCTCCGGTCCAGAGGGATCGTCACAGTTCCTACACTAAGTGCATCGTTGCACTAGGTGCACGGCGGGTCCCTCTACAGGGCACGTGCCAG from Actinoplanes derwentensis includes these protein-coding regions:
- a CDS encoding TetR family transcriptional regulator gives rise to the protein MTIPLDRRSALKARHRQAILDAAAALIGEGVRFSVDQLADRADVSRRTIFNHFVSVDDVVTTVCTEMLGQAIRGFRDTFTAGGRPSMFDDIAEALRATDVPSIIGFIWHALGGFTPDDPRPNQIFLATFSRTADEVARDLAVRYPEVDPLDAAVLVSSLMNGVVVVAKHWIAATDAATDDRSRELWNHSLDRMISTVRTGY